A section of the Streptomyces sp. NBC_01591 genome encodes:
- a CDS encoding FAD-dependent oxidoreductase codes for MNESVDIRVPVLIVGGSLVGLSASLFLGRLGIEHLLVEKHRSTSTHPRGRGNNVRTMEVFRTAGAEAGIRQAASVLADNHGILQAGSLTGDDQEWLFKEIDPGGGIARFSPTGWCLCSQNDLEPVLVKRAREQGGDLRFSTEMQSFDQDSSGVDAALKNRETGEHISVRADYLIAADGPRSPIRDQLRIDRTGPGDLFHNVSITFRSRKLADVLGDRRFIVCYLTNPAADGALLPVDNKKEWVFHAPWQPQLGETLEDFTNERCAEHIRTAVGAPDIDIEITGKAPWHAAERVAERYSSGRVFLAGDSAHEMSPTGAFGSNTGIQDAHNLAWKLATVLKGEAGPGLLDTYEAERLPVARATSVRASARSSEHSHPGYSAAPGVGGGKQGGMLSVALCYRYVRGAVLGTDPEQPVVPQGVQLSGEPGSRAPHLWVRQGGERKSTLDLYEQTLVLLTDGEDVAWRRAAARVADRLSVRLQAYGIGAGADLEPENGVDWAEVHGTTSEGAVLVRPDGFVAWRSTGPAADAESTLHEVLTSLLHRS; via the coding sequence ATGAACGAGAGCGTCGACATTCGCGTACCGGTCCTCATCGTGGGCGGCTCCCTGGTGGGCCTGTCCGCCTCACTTTTCCTCGGCCGGCTCGGTATCGAGCACCTGCTGGTCGAGAAACACCGGTCCACCTCGACACACCCGCGCGGCCGCGGCAACAACGTCCGCACGATGGAGGTGTTCCGCACGGCGGGTGCCGAGGCGGGCATCCGGCAGGCGGCTTCGGTCCTCGCCGACAACCACGGGATCCTGCAAGCCGGTTCGCTCACCGGGGACGACCAGGAGTGGCTGTTCAAGGAGATCGACCCGGGTGGCGGGATCGCCCGTTTCAGTCCGACCGGCTGGTGCCTGTGCAGCCAGAACGACCTGGAGCCCGTGCTGGTGAAGCGGGCCCGGGAACAGGGCGGTGACCTGCGGTTCTCCACCGAGATGCAGAGCTTCGACCAGGACTCGTCAGGGGTGGACGCGGCGCTGAAGAACCGGGAGACCGGCGAGCACATCAGTGTGCGCGCGGACTACCTCATCGCGGCCGACGGGCCGCGCAGCCCCATCCGCGACCAGCTGCGCATCGACCGTACGGGCCCCGGTGACCTGTTCCACAACGTCAGCATCACCTTCCGCTCCCGGAAGCTCGCCGATGTGCTGGGCGACCGGCGCTTCATCGTCTGCTATCTGACCAACCCCGCAGCGGACGGTGCCCTGTTGCCGGTCGACAACAAGAAGGAGTGGGTGTTCCACGCGCCGTGGCAGCCCCAACTCGGGGAAACCCTGGAGGACTTCACGAACGAGCGGTGTGCCGAGCACATCCGTACGGCGGTCGGCGCCCCGGACATCGACATCGAGATCACCGGCAAGGCGCCGTGGCACGCCGCGGAGCGGGTCGCCGAGCGGTACTCCTCCGGACGGGTCTTCCTCGCCGGTGACTCGGCGCACGAAATGTCCCCCACCGGGGCGTTCGGCTCCAACACCGGTATCCAGGACGCGCACAACCTGGCCTGGAAGCTCGCCACCGTACTGAAGGGCGAGGCGGGCCCCGGCCTGCTGGACACGTACGAGGCGGAGCGGCTGCCGGTGGCACGGGCGACGAGCGTACGGGCATCGGCGCGCTCCAGCGAGCACAGTCACCCGGGATACTCCGCGGCTCCGGGCGTGGGCGGCGGAAAGCAGGGCGGAATGCTCAGCGTGGCGCTGTGCTACCGCTACGTCCGCGGCGCGGTGCTGGGCACCGACCCCGAGCAGCCGGTGGTGCCACAGGGGGTGCAGTTGAGCGGTGAACCAGGCAGCCGTGCGCCGCATCTGTGGGTCCGTCAGGGCGGCGAGCGCAAGTCCACACTCGATCTGTACGAGCAGACGCTGGTGCTGCTCACGGACGGTGAGGACGTGGCGTGGCGCCGGGCGGCGGCGCGGGTCGCCGACCGGCTCTCGGTACGGCTCCAGGCGTACGGCATCGGCGCCGGCGCCGATCTGGAGCCGGAGAACGGCGTGGACTGGGCCGAGGTCCACGGGACGACGTCCGAAGGCGCCGTGCTGGTGCGTCCCGACGGCTTCGTGGCCTGGCGGTCGACGGGCCCCGCGGCGGATGCCGAGAGCACCCTCCACGAGGTCCTGACCTCCCTGCTGCACCGTTCCTGA
- a CDS encoding alpha/beta fold hydrolase, producing MPIFHAYDGTELAYRLLGKGAPLICLPGGPMRAGAYLGDLGGLSARRRLVVPDPRGTGDSAVPHDPSSYRCDRLVDDVEALREHLGEECIDLLAHSASANLAALYAARYPQRLRTLTLVTPGTRAVGIDVTDQDWREASELRRDEPWYAVARAALEDFLAGRAADHVRSTVAPFAYGRWDEAARAHAAAGPEQANSGAAAFYYEDGAFDPAATVAALAAVTAPVLVLAGEYDAGPTPDRAAELVALFPNAEFVVQRGAAHFPWLDDPGAFVRTVEAFLDPDVHSVQAGGTRLAYRVWGDPSAPPVVLAHGRCGDSRTWTGIAERLAAEHRVYAFDFRGHGLSDWPGRYSFELFRDDLHAFLEARNLAGATVVGHSMGAAAACLLAEREPGLIGRLVLEEVPPPFPLDPPRGPAERPDGELDFDWPLVPSTDAQLNEPDPAWRERLGEIAAPTLVIGGGPTSQIAQERLVWVAGRIPGGRFVTIDAGHLVHIERPDEFLAKLRAFGLS from the coding sequence ATGCCGATCTTCCACGCATACGACGGGACCGAACTCGCCTACCGCCTTCTGGGAAAGGGCGCACCGCTGATCTGTCTGCCCGGCGGGCCGATGCGGGCCGGTGCGTACCTGGGGGACCTCGGCGGGCTCTCCGCCCGCCGCCGGCTCGTGGTGCCGGATCCGCGCGGCACCGGGGACTCCGCGGTGCCGCACGATCCGTCGAGCTACCGCTGCGACCGGCTGGTCGACGACGTCGAGGCGCTGCGCGAACACCTCGGCGAGGAATGCATCGACCTGCTCGCCCACTCCGCCTCCGCCAACCTGGCCGCGCTCTACGCCGCCCGGTACCCGCAGCGGCTGCGTACGCTCACGCTCGTCACGCCCGGCACCCGGGCGGTAGGCATCGACGTCACCGACCAGGACTGGCGCGAGGCGAGCGAACTCCGGCGCGACGAGCCGTGGTACGCGGTCGCGCGGGCCGCCCTGGAAGACTTTCTGGCGGGTCGCGCTGCGGACCATGTCCGTTCCACTGTCGCGCCGTTCGCCTACGGGCGCTGGGACGAGGCCGCCCGTGCCCATGCCGCCGCCGGGCCCGAACAGGCCAACTCCGGTGCCGCCGCCTTCTATTACGAGGACGGCGCCTTCGACCCGGCCGCCACCGTCGCCGCACTGGCAGCGGTGACCGCACCGGTGCTCGTCCTCGCGGGGGAGTACGACGCGGGACCGACCCCGGACCGCGCCGCCGAACTGGTCGCGCTCTTCCCGAATGCCGAGTTCGTCGTGCAGCGCGGCGCCGCGCACTTCCCCTGGCTGGACGACCCGGGCGCCTTCGTCCGTACGGTGGAGGCCTTCCTCGACCCGGACGTACACAGCGTGCAGGCCGGTGGCACCCGGCTCGCCTACCGGGTGTGGGGCGATCCGTCGGCGCCGCCCGTCGTGCTCGCCCACGGCCGTTGCGGCGACAGCCGGACCTGGACCGGGATCGCCGAACGCCTCGCGGCCGAACACCGGGTGTACGCCTTCGACTTCCGGGGCCACGGACTCAGCGACTGGCCCGGCCGCTACTCCTTCGAGCTGTTCCGGGACGATCTGCATGCCTTCCTGGAGGCCCGCAACCTGGCGGGGGCCACCGTGGTGGGGCACTCCATGGGCGCCGCTGCCGCCTGTCTGCTCGCCGAACGGGAACCCGGGCTGATCGGCAGGCTCGTCCTGGAGGAGGTGCCGCCACCGTTTCCGCTCGATCCGCCGCGCGGCCCGGCCGAACGGCCCGACGGGGAGCTGGACTTCGACTGGCCGCTGGTCCCGTCGACCGATGCCCAGCTGAACGAACCGGACCCGGCCTGGCGGGAACGCCTCGGGGAGATCGCCGCACCGACCCTTGTCATCGGCGGCGGCCCCACCAGCCAGATCGCCCAGGAGAGACTGGTCTGGGTGGCGGGGCGGATACCCGGCGGCCGGTTCGTCACCATCGACGCCGGACACCTCGTCCACATCGAGCGGCCGGATGAATTCCTCGCGAAATTAAGGGCGTTCGGACTGTCCTGA
- the paaK gene encoding phenylacetate--CoA ligase PaaK, giving the protein MTSLLDEAERLGRDALEALQLERLRATLHHAYENVGHYRAAFDKAGLRPDDCRTLADLARFPFTTKADLRDNYPFGMFAVPEERVRRIHASSGTTGRPTVVGYTQRDLDTWADVVARSIRAAGGRPGQKVHVAYGYGLFTGGLGAHYGAERLGCTVIPASGGMTARQVQLIQDFRPEIIMVTPSYMLTLLDEFERQGVDPRATSLKVGIFGAEPWTEEMRREIEERFAIDAVDIYGLSEVMGPGVAQECVETKDGLHIWEDHFYPEVVDPFTGEVLPEGEEGELVFTSLTKEAMPVIRYRTRDLTRLLPGTARVFRRMEKVTGRSDDLVILRGVNLFPTQIEEIVLRTPGVAPHFQLRLTREGRLDALTVRAEARAGATPEQRAAAAASITAAVKDGIGVSVGVEIVDPETLERSVGKFRRIVDERGGH; this is encoded by the coding sequence ATGACGTCTCTGCTGGACGAGGCGGAACGACTGGGTCGCGACGCGCTGGAAGCACTCCAGCTGGAGCGGCTGCGGGCCACGCTGCACCACGCGTACGAGAACGTCGGCCACTACCGGGCCGCGTTCGACAAGGCCGGACTGCGCCCGGACGACTGCCGTACGCTCGCCGATCTCGCCCGTTTCCCTTTCACGACCAAGGCCGACTTGCGGGACAACTACCCCTTCGGCATGTTCGCCGTCCCCGAGGAGCGCGTACGGCGGATCCATGCGTCCAGCGGGACGACGGGCCGTCCGACCGTCGTCGGCTACACCCAGCGGGACCTGGACACCTGGGCCGACGTGGTCGCCCGCTCCATCCGGGCCGCCGGCGGGCGTCCCGGGCAGAAGGTCCATGTGGCGTACGGGTACGGGCTGTTCACCGGTGGGCTCGGCGCGCACTACGGGGCGGAACGGCTCGGCTGCACGGTCATACCCGCCTCGGGAGGCATGACGGCCCGCCAGGTCCAGCTGATCCAGGACTTCCGCCCCGAGATCATCATGGTGACCCCGTCCTACATGCTGACGCTCCTCGACGAGTTCGAACGGCAGGGTGTCGATCCGCGTGCGACCTCCCTCAAGGTCGGGATCTTCGGTGCCGAGCCGTGGACGGAGGAGATGCGGCGCGAGATCGAGGAGCGGTTCGCGATCGACGCCGTCGACATCTACGGCCTTTCGGAGGTGATGGGGCCCGGTGTGGCGCAGGAGTGCGTCGAGACGAAGGACGGGCTGCACATCTGGGAGGACCATTTCTATCCGGAGGTCGTCGATCCGTTCACCGGTGAGGTGCTGCCCGAGGGCGAGGAGGGCGAGCTGGTCTTCACCTCGCTCACCAAGGAGGCCATGCCGGTGATCCGCTACCGGACGCGGGACCTGACCCGGCTGCTGCCGGGCACGGCCCGGGTGTTCCGGCGGATGGAGAAGGTGACCGGGCGCAGCGACGACCTGGTGATCCTGCGCGGCGTGAACCTCTTCCCGACCCAGATCGAGGAGATCGTGCTGCGCACGCCGGGGGTGGCGCCGCACTTCCAGTTGCGGCTGACCCGCGAGGGCCGCCTCGACGCGCTGACCGTGCGGGCGGAGGCACGGGCGGGGGCCACCCCGGAGCAGCGGGCGGCGGCCGCGGCGTCGATCACGGCGGCCGTCAAGGACGGGATCGGGGTGTCGGTCGGGGTCGAGATCGTCGATCCCGAGACGCTGGAGAGGTCGGTCGGCAAATTCAGGCGGATCGTGGACGAGCGCGGCGGGCATTGA
- a CDS encoding acyl-CoA synthetase → MTGVRSSTVDGVLARSARRAPERTALRYADRSWTYAELDAAVGTAAAVLVGEHGLRPGDRVACYAHNSDAYLIGYLGCARAGLVHVPVNQNLTGDDLTYILEQSGSALVLTDPDLAGRIPAAFPVRPLRDAPGSLLAATATPRPFAPEREPAAGDLVQLLYTSGTTALPKGAMMTHGALVHEYVSAITALDLRATDRPVHSLPLYHSAQMHVFLLPYLAVGAQNTILDAPDADRIFDLVETGQADSVFAPPTVWIGISQHPGFTTRELGGLRKAYYGASIMPVPVLERLRERLPALAFYNCFGQSEIGPLATVLGPDEHEGRMDSCGRPVLFVEARVVDKDDKEVPDGTAGEVVYRSPQLCEGYWDKPEETAEAFRDGWFHSGDLAVRDSEGFFTVVDRVKDVINSGGVLVASRQVEDALYTHPAVAEAAVVGLPDERWIEAVTAVVVLRGDATAAELIDHARERLAHFKAPKKILFVDELPRNASGKILKRELRDRFA, encoded by the coding sequence GCGGACAGGTCATGGACCTACGCGGAGCTCGACGCGGCCGTCGGTACCGCCGCCGCCGTCCTCGTCGGCGAGCACGGACTGCGCCCCGGTGACCGGGTGGCCTGCTACGCGCACAACTCCGACGCGTATCTGATCGGCTACCTCGGCTGTGCCCGCGCGGGCCTGGTCCATGTGCCGGTCAATCAGAACCTCACCGGCGACGACCTCACGTACATCCTGGAACAGTCCGGCAGCGCCCTCGTCCTCACCGACCCGGACCTCGCCGGCCGGATTCCGGCCGCGTTCCCCGTACGCCCGCTGCGCGACGCACCCGGCTCCCTCCTGGCGGCGACCGCCACCCCGCGCCCCTTCGCCCCGGAACGCGAACCGGCCGCGGGAGACCTCGTCCAGCTGCTCTACACCTCGGGCACCACCGCGCTGCCCAAGGGCGCGATGATGACCCACGGCGCACTCGTGCACGAGTACGTCAGCGCGATCACGGCGCTCGATCTGCGGGCCACCGACCGGCCCGTCCACTCGCTGCCGCTCTACCACTCCGCGCAGATGCACGTCTTCCTGCTGCCCTACCTCGCGGTCGGGGCACAGAACACCATCCTCGACGCACCCGACGCCGACCGGATCTTCGACCTCGTGGAGACGGGGCAGGCCGACAGCGTCTTCGCCCCGCCGACCGTCTGGATCGGCATCTCCCAGCACCCCGGTTTCACCACCCGCGAACTCGGCGGCCTGCGCAAGGCGTACTACGGCGCGTCGATCATGCCGGTACCCGTACTGGAACGGCTCCGCGAACGGCTGCCCGCGCTCGCCTTCTACAACTGCTTCGGACAGAGCGAGATCGGCCCGCTCGCCACCGTCCTCGGACCGGACGAGCACGAGGGCCGGATGGACTCCTGCGGCAGGCCGGTCCTCTTCGTCGAGGCCCGGGTCGTCGACAAGGACGACAAGGAGGTCCCCGACGGCACGGCCGGCGAAGTGGTCTACCGCTCGCCCCAGTTGTGCGAGGGCTACTGGGACAAGCCCGAGGAGACCGCCGAAGCCTTCCGCGACGGCTGGTTCCACTCCGGCGACCTCGCGGTGCGCGACTCCGAGGGTTTCTTCACCGTCGTCGACCGGGTGAAGGACGTCATCAACTCCGGCGGTGTCCTCGTCGCCTCCCGGCAGGTCGAGGACGCCCTCTACACCCACCCGGCCGTTGCCGAGGCCGCCGTCGTCGGACTGCCCGACGAGCGCTGGATCGAGGCCGTCACCGCCGTCGTGGTGCTGCGCGGGGACGCGACAGCGGCCGAACTCATCGACCACGCCCGCGAACGGCTCGCCCACTTCAAGGCCCCGAAGAAGATCCTCTTCGTGGACGAACTGCCGCGCAACGCCAGCGGGAAGATCCTCAAGCGGGAGCTGCGCGACCGGTTCGCGTAG